A window from Catalinimonas alkaloidigena encodes these proteins:
- a CDS encoding carboxypeptidase-like regulatory domain-containing protein: MIKYVLTLLLTLLFLPHSSLLAQSTYRISGRVLDERNEPLPSAFLVIQPGQMTVISNEEGFYALMLPEGQYAISCQYVGMEPFVKSFTIRGHDFTLNIRLQDSRTSLDQVEVTATPLTDVNTVQMGATTLAAKVLQKIPTFLGEVDVIRSITTLPGVVTAGEGAAGFQVRGGGADQNLILLDDAPVFNSAHLFGFFSIYNPDYLKSFTLHRSGVSARYGSRISSVLDVSMADGHEDKLHVSTGLSPMTFKLGLDGPLTKRSSFVLAGRGASANHILKLFPSQNLKNSAGYFYDFNVKYHYQIDARNEISLSAYYSKDGFKFPYDTLYHWSNALGSLKWHHILNDNYSGALTLVKSHYQNQVEGIRTGEEFVLQSGVDFTQVKYDGNYFGIPQHTLEFGAGGARYQVEPGDFQTYGTSSRTPITLDQDLGYETYYYLNDEVSISKALSVSMGLRHSFFAKYGPGEVYTYEEGVPRSENTIVDTVLYSSREKIKAYQGLEPRAAVKLSLNAESSVKLGYSRMRQYIQLISNTASITPVDIWKLSNRYLAPQIADQWALGYFFVRDDQAYEFSWEVYYKNLLNQLDYKNGATLSLNPALEAALLTGTGFAYGSEWLIKKNHGRLTGWLSLNYARSFRVVAGPTPEESINNGEVYPSNYDRPLNINLFSSYRLYDPRWSFSFNFTYTTGRPNTIADSWFRYYDTILANYRGRNQERMPDYHRLDIAFNYTSHPHKKVQSRWSFSVYNLYFRKNAYSLLYAHFYGSPVGTYKLSVLGSAIPSLSYQLTF; encoded by the coding sequence ATGATAAAATATGTTCTAACGCTACTTCTTACTTTACTTTTTTTGCCCCATTCTTCTCTGCTTGCCCAGTCCACTTACCGCATCTCCGGACGCGTACTTGATGAACGAAACGAGCCGTTACCCAGTGCTTTTTTGGTCATACAACCCGGGCAAATGACCGTAATTTCTAATGAAGAAGGCTTCTACGCACTCATGCTTCCAGAAGGTCAGTACGCCATCTCCTGCCAATACGTAGGTATGGAGCCGTTTGTGAAATCGTTTACCATCCGGGGGCATGACTTTACGTTGAATATTCGCCTTCAGGACAGCCGTACCAGTCTGGATCAGGTCGAGGTGACGGCCACACCCTTGACGGACGTAAATACTGTGCAAATGGGGGCAACAACTCTAGCAGCCAAGGTGCTGCAAAAAATCCCTACGTTTCTGGGAGAGGTTGACGTAATCCGATCCATTACTACCCTACCTGGTGTCGTGACAGCTGGTGAAGGGGCGGCCGGTTTTCAGGTGCGGGGGGGCGGCGCAGATCAAAATCTGATTTTGCTCGATGACGCGCCAGTATTTAACTCAGCGCACTTGTTTGGCTTTTTCTCTATCTATAACCCAGACTACCTCAAAAGTTTCACGTTGCACCGGAGCGGCGTATCGGCGCGCTATGGCAGCCGTATTTCTTCTGTGCTCGACGTTTCTATGGCAGACGGGCACGAAGATAAACTGCATGTGTCGACCGGACTCTCACCGATGACATTCAAGCTAGGGCTTGACGGCCCCCTAACTAAACGAAGTTCGTTTGTGCTGGCAGGCCGCGGAGCCTCTGCCAATCATATTCTGAAACTCTTTCCGAGTCAGAACCTGAAAAACAGTGCAGGTTACTTTTATGATTTCAACGTCAAATACCACTACCAAATCGATGCCCGTAATGAAATCAGCCTTTCGGCCTATTATAGCAAAGATGGCTTCAAATTTCCGTACGATACGCTTTACCATTGGTCTAATGCCTTGGGGAGCCTGAAGTGGCACCACATCTTAAATGACAATTACAGTGGCGCACTCACGTTGGTAAAAAGCCATTATCAGAACCAGGTAGAAGGTATTCGTACCGGCGAAGAATTTGTGCTCCAGTCGGGTGTCGACTTCACCCAGGTCAAATACGACGGAAATTACTTTGGCATTCCACAGCATACGCTGGAGTTTGGAGCCGGAGGCGCTCGCTACCAGGTCGAGCCAGGAGATTTCCAAACATACGGCACGTCGAGCCGTACGCCCATTACGCTCGATCAGGACTTGGGCTATGAAACTTATTATTATCTGAACGACGAGGTTAGCATCAGCAAAGCGCTCTCGGTAAGCATGGGTCTGCGCCATTCATTCTTCGCCAAATACGGCCCCGGGGAGGTGTATACGTACGAAGAGGGTGTGCCGCGCAGCGAAAATACGATTGTGGATACGGTTCTGTATTCCTCTCGCGAAAAAATTAAGGCGTATCAGGGCCTGGAACCTCGCGCGGCGGTTAAGCTTTCGCTTAATGCAGAAAGCTCAGTGAAACTGGGGTACAGCCGGATGCGCCAGTATATTCAATTGATCTCTAACACGGCCTCGATTACGCCGGTTGATATATGGAAGCTCTCGAACCGCTACCTCGCGCCACAGATTGCCGACCAATGGGCATTAGGATACTTTTTCGTGCGCGACGACCAAGCTTATGAATTCAGTTGGGAAGTTTACTACAAAAATCTGCTCAACCAACTCGACTATAAGAACGGTGCTACCTTGTCGTTAAATCCGGCACTGGAAGCCGCTCTCCTAACGGGAACAGGTTTTGCCTACGGGTCCGAATGGCTGATCAAGAAGAACCACGGCCGTCTGACAGGATGGCTCAGCCTGAACTACGCACGTTCGTTTCGTGTGGTCGCCGGCCCTACCCCCGAGGAATCCATCAACAACGGAGAGGTCTACCCTTCCAATTACGACCGCCCCCTGAACATTAACCTCTTTTCCAGTTACCGTTTGTACGACCCGCGCTGGTCCTTTTCCTTTAACTTCACCTACACCACCGGTCGCCCCAATACGATCGCCGACTCGTGGTTTCGTTACTACGATACCATCCTGGCCAACTACCGCGGTCGCAATCAGGAGCGCATGCCCGACTACCACCGACTGGACATTGCATTCAATTATACCTCGCATCCTCATAAGAAAGTACAGTCGCGTTGGAGCTTCTCGGTTTATAATCTCTACTTCCGCAAAAACGCGTACTCGTTGCTCTATGCCCATTTTTACGGTTCGCCGGTAGGCACTTACAAACTCTCAGTGCTTGGATCAGCCATCCCCTCTCTTTCGTACCAGCTAACTTTCTGA
- a CDS encoding DUF4249 domain-containing protein: MLKKYCLTAILLLASCISPVSIEFTGQLEHLVVEAEFSNLPNRHYVRLTRSQPFNTGYNVFVDGARVFITSVEGEYYEFQQPTQKSAGYYYAAEGITAIPGHTYTLHVTTKTQTYQSAPVTVSQTVLLDSIRYEYAEKPFVMEGTSEQVVMPGYMFSVDYQDPAEGKNYYKWSYKLLFEVDTQPELYEDTEGGPQCPCRAPKPCCSQCWWPEQGYLPKVLSDRLTNGQFVINEQVFFLPFEKYMGVKLRLTLQQHNISEAAYEFFRALEEQKQSTGSVVDPPPSEIKGNIYNVANPDEQVIGFFVASAAAEATTYIVRNDIPYEVEAFQYWDDCREKENSIHYAPAGW, encoded by the coding sequence ATGTTAAAGAAATACTGCCTTACTGCGATCCTCCTGCTCGCGAGTTGCATCAGTCCGGTTTCCATCGAATTTACCGGCCAGCTCGAACACCTAGTCGTAGAAGCCGAATTCAGTAATTTACCCAACAGACATTATGTACGCCTAACACGCTCCCAGCCCTTTAACACTGGCTACAATGTATTTGTAGATGGTGCTCGTGTATTCATCACGAGTGTAGAAGGCGAGTACTACGAATTTCAGCAACCGACCCAAAAGAGTGCCGGGTACTATTACGCTGCCGAGGGCATAACGGCCATTCCGGGGCATACGTATACCCTGCACGTTACTACCAAAACGCAAACGTATCAGTCTGCCCCGGTCACGGTTTCACAGACTGTTCTGCTGGATTCGATTCGCTACGAATACGCTGAAAAACCTTTTGTCATGGAAGGCACTTCCGAGCAGGTCGTGATGCCGGGCTATATGTTCAGTGTCGATTATCAGGACCCGGCCGAAGGAAAAAACTACTACAAGTGGTCGTACAAGCTGCTGTTTGAAGTCGACACCCAGCCCGAACTTTACGAGGACACTGAAGGCGGGCCGCAATGCCCCTGCCGAGCACCTAAGCCATGTTGTAGCCAGTGCTGGTGGCCAGAACAGGGCTACCTCCCAAAGGTGCTCAGCGACCGGCTTACCAATGGGCAGTTCGTGATTAACGAGCAGGTATTTTTTCTACCATTCGAAAAATACATGGGAGTAAAATTGCGCCTGACGTTACAACAGCATAACATCAGTGAAGCTGCTTATGAATTTTTCCGTGCCCTTGAAGAGCAAAAGCAGTCTACCGGATCGGTAGTAGACCCTCCCCCCTCCGAGATAAAAGGAAATATATACAATGTGGCTAATCCCGATGAACAGGTCATAGGCTTTTTTGTAGCTTCAGCAGCAGCTGAAGCCACGACTTACATTGTGCGCAACGACATTCCTTACGAAGTGGAAGCGTTTCAGTATTGGGACGATTGCCGCGAAAAAGAGAATTCTATCCATTACGCACCTGCCGGTTGGTAA
- a CDS encoding SusC/RagA family TonB-linked outer membrane protein, with protein sequence MRKLLLAFLSLSLFIGEGWAQKTVSGRVTSEADGVALPGVNVLVKGTTAGTITDYDGKYQLEVPSSATTLVFSFIGMTSQEVELGNRSVVDVVMSEDAKQLSEVVVTALGIEREEKALGYAVQEIDGSALTTVKETNVVNSLAGRVAGVQIKGSPGNMGGSASINIRGIRSVSGNNQPLFIIDGTPISNDNFNSDDTQGADGGRDYGNAAQDINPDDIANISVLKGPSATALYGSRAANGVILITTKSGKNKKGIGVSLNSTTTFESVMALPEFQNEYGGGYKQEFDTYNGQPIVNYAADESWGPRMDGTPVRQWYSWFEDDPDYGQLTPFVAHPNNVRDFFETGITSSNNIAITGSTDNTSMRLSYTRLDQKGVIPNSTMARNTVAFSGESKLTDKLTVGVKANYVGNSAKGRPGTGYGADAGNVVTSFRQWFQRQIDIDKLKNYETPDGLDRTWNINSPNNLDPLYWENPYWVLNKSYETDSRERLFGNIYASYQLLPSLKVTGWARTDFYTDRRDDRIASGSIPQDMYQEDVRQVREDNFEFLAQYNTNFGDNFSLGVNLGANSRRNTYQRNYNRTVGGLSVPNYFNIGASIDRPEITDYSEEKRVNSLYGSANLGFYNVVFVEASLRNDWSSSLPPENNSYLYPSASVSFAFSELLPSSSVFSFGKVRAGWAQVGTDTDPYRVYNTYTPSDNYGSLPAFAQPNTLNNRDLKPEQSTSYELGLDTRFFNGRIGLDLTYYNNISINQIIPLAVSGTSGYDEAIINAGEIRNNGIEVMLSGTPIQGAFTWDIGLNWARNRNEIVELADGLDNILLYSWGVTLNARKGEPYGVLVGDAIKRDAQGRKLVDGEGNYVRETNKVYGSVLADYTGGITNTFTYKGFHMNVLIDFQKGGKFYSVSNRYGTYSGLLIETVGNNALGNPMRDPVLVDEDTGEPLPNSGGILADGVLEDGTPNTTYVDAQNYWKNLRNYREEFTYDASFAKLRQLNFGYTFPKSMYKSLPFQSISLDFVGRHLAILWKKAPNVDPETALGSGNIQGFENGQLPSVRSMGFNLKVTL encoded by the coding sequence ATGAGAAAGCTATTACTCGCTTTTCTGTCCCTTTCCCTATTTATAGGTGAAGGTTGGGCACAAAAAACGGTCTCGGGGCGGGTGACCTCTGAGGCCGATGGTGTCGCTCTCCCGGGGGTAAACGTCTTGGTTAAAGGGACAACCGCGGGTACGATTACCGATTACGACGGAAAATATCAGTTAGAAGTGCCAAGCAGTGCTACGACCCTGGTGTTTTCATTTATCGGAATGACCAGTCAGGAAGTAGAGCTCGGCAACCGTTCGGTTGTAGATGTAGTCATGTCTGAAGATGCCAAACAACTAAGCGAAGTTGTTGTGACGGCTCTGGGCATCGAACGGGAAGAAAAAGCGCTTGGTTATGCCGTACAAGAAATTGACGGTTCTGCGCTGACAACCGTAAAAGAAACCAACGTCGTCAACTCACTGGCCGGTCGCGTTGCGGGTGTGCAAATCAAAGGATCTCCGGGTAATATGGGAGGCTCTGCCAGCATCAACATCCGTGGGATTCGCTCTGTATCGGGCAATAACCAGCCGTTGTTCATCATCGACGGTACGCCGATCAGTAACGACAACTTCAACAGCGACGACACACAGGGTGCTGACGGTGGCCGCGATTACGGTAACGCCGCTCAGGACATCAACCCTGACGATATCGCCAACATCTCTGTACTGAAAGGACCCAGTGCCACCGCCCTATACGGTTCACGTGCCGCTAACGGTGTGATTCTGATCACGACGAAAAGCGGAAAAAACAAAAAAGGAATCGGTGTCAGCCTGAACTCTACCACAACGTTCGAGTCGGTTATGGCGCTGCCTGAATTCCAAAACGAGTATGGCGGGGGTTATAAGCAGGAGTTCGACACATACAACGGTCAACCTATCGTCAACTACGCAGCAGACGAAAGCTGGGGACCCCGCATGGATGGAACACCGGTTCGCCAGTGGTACAGCTGGTTCGAGGATGATCCAGATTATGGTCAACTCACTCCTTTTGTTGCTCATCCTAACAACGTCCGTGATTTCTTCGAGACGGGTATTACCTCCAGCAACAACATTGCGATCACCGGCTCTACCGACAATACGTCAATGCGTTTGTCATACACGCGTCTGGATCAAAAAGGTGTAATCCCGAACAGCACCATGGCCCGCAACACAGTGGCCTTCAGTGGAGAATCAAAACTGACTGATAAACTGACGGTAGGTGTAAAAGCCAACTACGTAGGAAACTCGGCGAAAGGCCGTCCGGGCACAGGTTATGGTGCCGATGCCGGTAACGTCGTTACCAGCTTCCGTCAGTGGTTCCAGCGTCAAATTGATATTGACAAGCTGAAAAATTATGAAACGCCCGATGGTCTCGACCGTACATGGAACATCAACAGCCCTAACAACCTCGACCCCTTGTATTGGGAAAATCCATACTGGGTTCTGAACAAGAGCTACGAAACCGATAGCCGCGAGCGCCTATTCGGGAACATCTATGCGTCGTACCAACTCCTGCCAAGTCTGAAAGTAACAGGATGGGCACGTACCGACTTTTATACAGACCGTCGTGACGACCGTATTGCTTCCGGTTCTATTCCACAGGATATGTATCAGGAAGACGTACGTCAGGTACGTGAAGACAACTTTGAATTTTTGGCGCAGTATAATACCAACTTCGGAGATAATTTCTCTTTAGGAGTTAACCTCGGAGCCAACTCTCGCCGCAACACATACCAGCGGAACTACAACCGTACGGTCGGCGGCCTGAGCGTTCCGAACTATTTCAACATCGGTGCCTCAATCGACCGTCCTGAAATCACCGATTACTCTGAAGAGAAACGCGTAAACAGCCTCTATGGTAGCGCAAACCTCGGTTTTTATAACGTTGTGTTTGTTGAAGCTTCACTTCGGAACGACTGGTCTTCTAGCCTTCCTCCTGAAAATAACTCCTATCTCTACCCTTCGGCATCAGTAAGCTTCGCTTTCTCTGAGCTACTGCCGAGCTCTTCGGTCTTCTCATTCGGTAAAGTCCGTGCTGGTTGGGCGCAGGTAGGTACCGATACAGACCCCTACCGCGTTTACAACACATATACGCCGAGCGACAACTACGGCAGCTTGCCTGCCTTTGCGCAGCCCAATACCCTGAACAACCGTGATCTAAAACCAGAACAGTCGACCTCGTACGAATTGGGATTGGATACACGTTTCTTCAACGGTCGTATTGGTTTGGATCTAACGTACTATAACAACATCAGTATCAACCAGATCATCCCGCTAGCGGTTTCAGGAACCAGTGGGTATGATGAAGCCATCATCAACGCCGGTGAGATCCGCAACAACGGTATCGAAGTGATGCTGTCTGGTACACCCATTCAGGGCGCTTTTACCTGGGATATCGGCCTGAACTGGGCTCGCAACCGCAACGAAATAGTAGAACTCGCTGACGGTCTGGACAATATTCTTTTGTACAGCTGGGGAGTTACGCTGAATGCCCGCAAGGGTGAGCCGTATGGTGTGCTTGTAGGCGATGCCATCAAACGCGATGCACAAGGTCGTAAACTGGTAGATGGCGAAGGAAACTACGTCCGTGAAACCAACAAAGTCTATGGTTCGGTCTTGGCCGATTACACCGGTGGTATCACCAATACCTTTACATACAAAGGCTTCCACATGAACGTCCTGATCGACTTCCAGAAGGGTGGTAAATTCTACTCGGTTTCGAACCGTTACGGAACCTACTCGGGTCTACTGATCGAAACGGTAGGCAACAACGCACTGGGCAACCCGATGCGCGACCCTGTTTTGGTTGATGAAGATACTGGCGAACCATTACCCAACAGTGGCGGTATTTTAGCCGATGGTGTCTTGGAAGATGGAACACCTAACACAACGTATGTTGACGCGCAGAACTACTGGAAGAACCTGCGTAACTACCGTGAAGAGTTCACCTACGATGCCAGCTTTGCCAAGCTTCGTCAACTTAACTTTGGTTACACATTCCCTAAGAGCATGTACAAGAGCCTTCCCTTCCAGTCCATCTCGCTGGATTTCGTAGGTCGTCACCTGGCTATCTTGTGGAAGAAAGCACCAAACGTCGATCCTGAAACGGCGCTGGGGTCTGGTAACATCCAAGGCTTCGAGAACGGTCAGTTGCCGAGCGTTCGTTCAATGGGTTTCAACCTGAAAGTGACTCTGTAA
- a CDS encoding SusD/RagB family nutrient-binding outer membrane lipoprotein, with amino-acid sequence MKFTTYASRGLLAAALVSLGACDQGFEELNIDPNKPSEVPTSYLFTQGERALVTQVFDPLTVAEYAIHYPQYFSQTQYADITRYSTVESSFYPFYTGGLADMQEIIRLNTTEETMDAAAASGANVNQVAVARILKVWGFHNVTDMWGDIPYSQALLGREAFSPVYDPQSEIYPALIQELTEAAAQIDENQPGVVGDIIYGGDMAMWKLFANSLKLRLGMRMSEVAPDMAKTAVTEALSAGVFTSNDDNAMYTYLSAQPNVNPYYNHFLTRTDFAVTNTMVDMLKAMDDPRLAIYADPIGVDVPRDANEFPVANPEYVGMIYGETDAVSGSIRNQEVSFPGLATRAATAKSPILVYSEVLFNQAEAAARGWTGGDAEALYEAAIRASMEQWNTLAAEVGSPYQVTAAEIDAYIASGDVAYDAANFEKSIGTQKWLALYMQGFEGWSEWRRLDYPDLKPAPAAPAGMGIPRRRGYTETENSLNKANYDAAIARMGGNGLSTRMWWDVE; translated from the coding sequence ATGAAATTTACAACATACGCATCACGTGGACTCCTGGCGGCCGCACTGGTTTCGCTGGGTGCCTGTGACCAAGGTTTTGAGGAGCTTAACATCGACCCGAACAAGCCCTCAGAAGTCCCTACCTCCTATCTGTTTACTCAGGGAGAGCGCGCATTGGTCACACAAGTATTCGATCCGCTTACGGTAGCTGAATATGCCATTCACTACCCTCAGTACTTCTCGCAAACGCAGTATGCGGACATTACGCGGTACTCGACGGTAGAATCGAGCTTCTATCCGTTCTACACGGGTGGATTAGCAGATATGCAGGAGATCATTCGCCTGAATACCACAGAAGAAACCATGGACGCCGCCGCTGCCTCAGGCGCGAACGTAAACCAGGTTGCCGTGGCACGTATCCTGAAAGTGTGGGGCTTTCATAACGTGACGGATATGTGGGGAGATATTCCTTACTCACAGGCATTACTGGGTCGTGAGGCCTTTTCGCCGGTGTACGACCCACAATCCGAAATTTATCCAGCACTCATTCAGGAATTGACCGAAGCGGCAGCGCAGATTGATGAAAATCAGCCGGGCGTGGTAGGTGATATCATCTACGGCGGTGACATGGCCATGTGGAAACTGTTCGCCAACTCCCTGAAGCTGCGTCTGGGCATGCGGATGTCGGAAGTGGCTCCTGATATGGCAAAAACAGCAGTGACTGAAGCGTTGAGCGCCGGTGTTTTCACCAGTAACGACGACAATGCGATGTACACTTACCTGAGCGCACAGCCCAACGTTAATCCGTATTACAACCACTTCCTGACGCGTACGGACTTTGCCGTTACCAACACGATGGTAGACATGTTGAAAGCAATGGACGACCCTCGTCTGGCGATTTACGCTGACCCGATTGGAGTTGACGTGCCCCGCGATGCCAACGAGTTCCCTGTAGCCAATCCGGAGTACGTTGGAATGATTTATGGCGAAACCGATGCAGTCTCAGGTAGTATCCGGAACCAGGAAGTTTCGTTCCCGGGTTTGGCGACACGCGCGGCCACAGCCAAAAGCCCCATTCTGGTGTATTCAGAAGTTTTGTTCAATCAAGCGGAAGCTGCAGCACGCGGCTGGACTGGTGGCGATGCCGAGGCTCTTTATGAAGCAGCCATTCGCGCTTCGATGGAACAGTGGAATACATTGGCTGCTGAAGTAGGTAGCCCCTATCAAGTCACTGCCGCTGAGATCGATGCGTATATCGCTTCTGGCGATGTTGCCTACGATGCTGCCAACTTTGAGAAGTCTATCGGCACTCAAAAGTGGCTCGCTCTGTACATGCAGGGCTTCGAAGGCTGGTCTGAGTGGCGCCGTCTGGACTATCCGGACTTAAAGCCTGCTCCGGCCGCCCCGGCCGGCATGGGTATTCCACGTCGTCGTGGTTATACTGAAACAGAGAACAGCTTGAACAAGGCCAACTATGATGCTGCTATCGCCCGTATGGGTGGCAATGGACTAAGCACTCGTATGTGGTGGGATGTAGAATAG
- a CDS encoding OmpA family protein, which translates to MRKFCFILLFFSSVSIAWAQPGMSSDKKAVKLYDEAGLLIKQRQFEEAIAKLSDALRRDPSFAEAHLQLGNVYSLYREQDKAHEHFEQFYKLRPNTPRAQELAFTLGEHTIRAGNYPEARTYYQEFLKNPKGSRERREWAQHQLAICDFAEEAMKHPVDIQATPMKGNVNVFPQQYFPVLTADQNILVYTARLGHGNEFDENILASRRLPDGGWTQPGSISPNINTPRNEGTCTISADARVMVFTMCSDKIGEGSCDLYITYRQGNQWQRPQNMGPVINSPHWDTQPSLSADGRTLYFASNRPGGRGKTDIWMAHQNDKGEWQQPTNLGAPINTPGEDLAPFIHNNDKTLYFASDGHLGMGGRDLFFSELSGKTWNTPKNLGYPLNTYLDESSLFVTADGQTAYYSKDDYTDPKKPLSEIYSFPMPPALQPSQKTGFVAGKVFDEETKKPLTATIELIDLNSGETVQKVTSDAQNGEYLIVLTQGSEYALYVNSPSYLFKSLAFDYKEKKQRTEGLTLDVPMSAVRAGSKTTLNNIFFASGEYKLLDESRVELNKLIGFLETNPDIKVEIEGHTDDVGTDAANLQLSKQRAQSVYTYLTEKGIASARLQYHGYGEAQPKVPNDSEEGRRQNRRIEFRIL; encoded by the coding sequence ATGAGGAAATTCTGCTTCATATTGCTGTTTTTCAGTAGCGTTAGTATCGCCTGGGCTCAGCCCGGCATGTCGAGTGACAAAAAAGCCGTCAAGTTGTACGATGAGGCAGGTTTGCTGATCAAGCAGCGGCAATTCGAAGAGGCCATCGCGAAGCTGTCGGATGCCCTGCGGCGCGACCCGTCGTTTGCCGAAGCGCACTTGCAGCTAGGCAACGTCTATTCGCTTTACCGCGAGCAAGACAAAGCGCACGAACACTTCGAGCAGTTTTATAAACTGCGTCCCAACACGCCCCGGGCGCAGGAACTGGCCTTTACGCTAGGAGAGCATACCATTCGTGCCGGGAATTACCCGGAAGCCCGAACCTATTATCAGGAGTTCCTGAAGAACCCCAAGGGAAGTCGCGAGCGCCGGGAATGGGCGCAACACCAACTGGCCATCTGCGATTTTGCGGAGGAAGCCATGAAACATCCGGTCGACATCCAGGCTACTCCGATGAAAGGCAACGTCAATGTGTTCCCGCAGCAGTACTTCCCGGTGCTCACCGCCGATCAGAACATCCTGGTGTACACCGCCCGGCTGGGCCACGGCAACGAATTTGACGAAAACATTCTAGCTTCCCGTCGTCTGCCCGACGGAGGGTGGACACAGCCGGGTTCCATCTCGCCCAACATCAACACCCCCCGCAACGAAGGCACCTGCACCATTTCGGCCGACGCGCGCGTGATGGTGTTCACCATGTGCTCCGACAAGATCGGTGAGGGAAGTTGCGATCTGTACATCACTTACCGACAGGGCAACCAGTGGCAGCGCCCGCAGAACATGGGACCGGTGATCAATTCGCCGCACTGGGATACGCAGCCTTCGCTTTCTGCCGACGGGCGAACGCTTTACTTTGCGTCCAACCGGCCGGGCGGCCGGGGCAAAACCGACATCTGGATGGCGCATCAGAACGACAAAGGCGAGTGGCAGCAGCCGACCAACCTGGGAGCGCCCATCAACACGCCCGGCGAAGACCTGGCACCATTTATCCACAACAACGACAAAACGCTCTATTTTGCTTCGGATGGTCATTTGGGAATGGGCGGGCGCGACCTGTTCTTCTCCGAGCTTTCCGGCAAAACCTGGAACACGCCGAAGAACCTGGGCTACCCGCTGAACACGTACCTGGACGAAAGTTCACTCTTTGTAACGGCCGATGGCCAAACAGCTTATTACTCGAAGGACGACTATACGGACCCCAAGAAGCCGCTGAGCGAAATTTACAGTTTCCCGATGCCTCCGGCGCTGCAACCGTCGCAGAAAACCGGTTTTGTGGCCGGGAAAGTATTCGATGAAGAAACGAAAAAGCCCCTGACGGCCACCATCGAACTGATCGACCTAAACTCGGGAGAGACGGTACAGAAAGTGACCTCGGACGCACAGAACGGCGAGTACCTGATTGTGCTGACGCAGGGTAGTGAGTATGCTCTCTATGTCAATAGCCCTTCGTATCTGTTCAAGAGCCTCGCCTTCGATTACAAAGAGAAAAAACAGCGTACCGAGGGCCTCACGCTCGACGTGCCCATGAGCGCCGTGCGGGCCGGATCGAAAACCACGTTGAACAACATCTTTTTTGCCTCGGGCGAATACAAATTGCTGGACGAGTCGCGTGTTGAGCTCAACAAGCTCATCGGCTTTCTGGAGACCAATCCCGACATCAAGGTTGAAATCGAAGGCCACACCGACGATGTAGGCACCGACGCCGCCAACCTGCAACTGAGCAAACAGCGCGCCCAGAGCGTGTACACCTACCTGACCGAAAAGGGGATCGCCTCAGCCCGGCTCCAGTACCACGGCTACGGCGAAGCGCAACCCAAAGTCCCCAACGACTCAGAAGAAGGCCGCCGCCAGAACCGCCGCATTGAGTTCCGCATTTTGTAG
- a CDS encoding 7-carboxy-7-deazaguanine synthase QueE, giving the protein MEAFYTLQGEGFHQGRAAYFIRLGGCDVGCHWCDVKESWDASRHPAVSVSQIVAGAAARPGRLAVITGGEPLMHPLDELCGALHEAGFRTHIETSGTHPLSGQWDWICFSPKKFKAPRPEILQKADELKVVIYHKSDLAWAESFAAQVRPDCHLFLQPEWDRREQMLPLMIDYVQQHPRWRVTLQSHKYLNIP; this is encoded by the coding sequence ATGGAAGCGTTCTACACGCTTCAGGGCGAAGGGTTTCACCAGGGCCGAGCGGCGTACTTTATTCGCTTGGGCGGGTGCGACGTCGGCTGTCACTGGTGCGACGTGAAAGAATCGTGGGATGCATCGCGTCATCCGGCCGTCTCAGTCAGTCAGATCGTCGCAGGCGCAGCTGCGCGTCCGGGTCGTTTGGCGGTCATTACCGGTGGCGAACCGCTTATGCACCCGCTGGACGAACTGTGTGGCGCGTTGCATGAGGCCGGTTTCCGCACACACATCGAAACGTCGGGGACACATCCGTTGTCGGGCCAGTGGGACTGGATCTGCTTCTCGCCCAAGAAGTTCAAAGCGCCCCGGCCGGAAATTCTGCAGAAGGCCGACGAACTGAAAGTGGTAATCTACCACAAAAGTGACTTGGCCTGGGCGGAGTCGTTTGCCGCGCAGGTTCGCCCCGATTGCCACTTGTTTCTGCAGCCCGAGTGGGATCGCCGCGAGCAAATGCTCCCCCTGATGATTGACTACGTGCAACAGCATCCCCGTTGGCGGGTTACGTTGCAAAGCCATAAGTACCTTAACATTCCCTGA